A single window of Granulicella mallensis MP5ACTX8 DNA harbors:
- a CDS encoding WD40/YVTN/BNR-like repeat-containing protein: MRVPLLLTTLAFATAAHAQWTLQDAHTTASLRGIHSLGHGIAWASGTEGTILRTEDNGTHWQHCTIPPNAEHLDFRGIQAFDNKTAIVMSSGKGDLSRLYQTTDGCQTWTLVLTNPDPEGFWDALTFDPGSKPKYVYGMLVGDPVNGNFVIYRTTDQGNTWQPLAPTTKQHLAVSQKDESLFAASNSAAVMSGPHGQIAFVTGGNGGARFIFYQHHDPCDCKPSEGFSDIKLPIASSESAGAFSIARRQTIKGYILDADFMVVGGDYRRPDSPSASVFVPHRAPIITSLSRRAIPSLTPPHGYRSAVAYDTSTKTWITVGPNGTDISTDDGRNWRALTPGPSDAPDADKNWNALSLPFAVGPHGRIGFLRDNALAPHK; the protein is encoded by the coding sequence ATGCGCGTCCCCCTCCTGCTCACAACGCTGGCCTTCGCCACCGCGGCCCACGCCCAATGGACCCTTCAAGACGCCCACACCACCGCCAGCCTGCGCGGCATCCACAGTCTCGGCCACGGCATCGCCTGGGCCTCCGGCACGGAAGGCACCATCCTCCGCACCGAAGACAACGGCACCCATTGGCAACACTGCACCATCCCACCCAACGCCGAACATCTCGACTTCCGCGGTATTCAGGCCTTCGACAACAAAACCGCCATCGTCATGTCCAGCGGCAAAGGCGACCTGTCTCGTCTCTACCAAACCACGGATGGGTGCCAGACCTGGACGCTAGTCCTCACCAACCCCGATCCGGAAGGTTTTTGGGACGCGCTCACGTTTGATCCCGGATCAAAGCCTAAATATGTGTACGGAATGCTTGTCGGCGATCCAGTAAACGGCAATTTTGTGATCTACAGGACGACGGACCAAGGGAATACCTGGCAGCCACTGGCGCCAACGACGAAGCAGCACCTGGCGGTATCCCAAAAGGACGAATCCCTCTTTGCAGCAAGCAATAGCGCTGCCGTAATGTCTGGACCACATGGCCAGATTGCATTTGTGACGGGTGGAAACGGAGGGGCACGTTTCATCTTCTACCAACATCATGATCCATGCGACTGTAAACCATCGGAAGGGTTTAGCGACATCAAGCTTCCGATAGCATCCAGTGAAAGCGCCGGAGCGTTTTCAATCGCACGTCGGCAGACCATCAAAGGTTACATACTAGATGCGGATTTCATGGTGGTTGGAGGCGACTATCGTAGACCGGATTCTCCAAGTGCCAGCGTATTCGTACCTCATAGAGCCCCGATAATCACTTCGCTCTCTCGTCGCGCGATCCCATCGCTCACCCCACCCCACGGCTACCGCTCTGCCGTAGCCTACGACACCTCCACCAAAACCTGGATCACCGTCGGCCCTAACGGCACAGACATCTCCACCGACGACGGCCGCAACTGGCGCGCCCTCACACCCGGCCCCAGCGACGCCCCCGACGCCGACAAGAACTGGAACGCCCTCTCGCTTCCCTTCGCCGTCGGCCCGCACGGCCGCATCGGTTTCCTGCGCGACAACGCTCTCGCACCGCACAAATAG
- a CDS encoding response regulator transcription factor, with protein MTPALIAVIEDEEHLAQGLLFNLEAEGYRVHHESDGDAALAWLLATEEQPTAILLDVMLPGRDGFSIVRALREAGHYTPVLMLTARGRSEDVVEGFEAGADDYLPKPFDLAILFARLSGLLRRMHWQREQTPAIDTPPPVPAPLPEEEVTNPTGIYLCAGRTINFDDLEIRTPDKVVHLTLMEADLLRYLIERPGKIIARKEILENVWHVHEDTDTRAIDNFIVRLRRYLEPNPSNPVHLLTVRGVGYRFTPEEQGLGIRD; from the coding sequence ATGACCCCCGCCCTCATCGCCGTCATCGAAGACGAAGAGCACCTCGCGCAAGGCCTGCTCTTCAACCTGGAGGCCGAGGGCTACCGCGTGCATCACGAGTCCGACGGCGACGCCGCGCTCGCCTGGCTGCTGGCAACGGAAGAACAGCCCACCGCCATCCTGCTCGACGTCATGCTCCCCGGCCGCGACGGCTTCTCCATCGTCCGTGCCCTGCGCGAGGCCGGCCACTACACGCCAGTCCTGATGCTGACGGCGCGCGGACGCAGCGAAGACGTCGTCGAAGGCTTTGAAGCAGGCGCGGACGACTACCTGCCCAAACCCTTCGATCTGGCCATCCTGTTCGCTCGCCTCAGCGGCCTGCTGCGCCGCATGCACTGGCAGCGCGAGCAAACTCCGGCCATTGACACCCCGCCTCCTGTCCCTGCCCCGCTCCCGGAAGAAGAGGTCACCAACCCCACAGGAATCTATCTCTGCGCCGGCCGCACCATCAACTTCGACGACCTGGAGATCCGCACTCCCGACAAGGTCGTGCATCTCACGCTCATGGAGGCGGACCTGCTGCGCTACCTCATCGAGAGGCCGGGCAAGATCATCGCCCGCAAAGAGATCCTCGAAAACGTCTGGCACGTGCATGAAGACACCGACACCCGCGCCATCGACAACTTCATCGTCCGCCTGCGCCGCTACCTCGAACCCAACCCCTCCAACCCGGTGCACCTGCTGACTGTGCGCGGCGTAGGCTATCGATTCACCCCGGAAGAGCAGGGATTAGGGATTAGGGATTAG
- a CDS encoding sensor histidine kinase translates to MNFNRRRGAIALFITLGVFMSGVAITLNIGWILLNTRRLAADIFGVILFSALIAGVVLNTVFLVREIRRNERQDSFLNAVTHELKTPIASIRLYLETLQRHPVDEAQRQKFYGIMRSDTDRLLNTVETVLKAGELGQRREQQRARIELHPLVADCIQTVLRRHHLSPETIELAEVPGNVRLYVMGNAEDLRTAVMNLLDNAVKYSPNGVHIVCRLGIERYTWVVLSITDTGLGIPPPELKRIFKRFYRAPANDPVKIKGTGLGLFLVRTIARQHGGSVRATSEGTGKGSTMLLRLPLAIGNKMTTDSAST, encoded by the coding sequence ATGAACTTCAATCGACGCCGCGGAGCCATCGCCCTCTTCATCACGCTCGGCGTCTTTATGAGCGGCGTAGCCATTACGCTCAATATCGGCTGGATCCTGCTCAACACCCGCCGTCTCGCCGCGGACATCTTCGGGGTCATCCTCTTCTCCGCCCTCATCGCGGGCGTAGTTCTGAACACCGTCTTCCTCGTCCGCGAGATCCGCCGCAACGAGCGGCAGGACTCCTTCCTGAACGCCGTCACGCACGAGCTCAAAACCCCCATCGCCAGCATCCGTCTCTACCTCGAGACACTCCAGCGCCATCCCGTCGACGAAGCCCAGCGCCAGAAGTTTTACGGCATCATGCGCTCCGACACCGACCGCCTGCTGAACACCGTCGAGACCGTGCTCAAGGCCGGAGAACTCGGTCAGAGACGCGAGCAACAGCGCGCGCGCATCGAGCTTCATCCCCTGGTCGCGGACTGCATCCAGACCGTGCTTCGCCGCCACCATCTCTCCCCTGAAACCATTGAGCTCGCCGAAGTCCCCGGCAACGTCCGCCTCTACGTCATGGGCAACGCCGAAGACCTGCGCACCGCCGTGATGAACCTTCTCGATAATGCGGTGAAGTACTCCCCCAACGGCGTTCACATCGTCTGCCGCCTGGGCATCGAACGCTACACCTGGGTCGTACTGTCCATCACCGATACCGGCCTGGGCATTCCTCCACCGGAGCTCAAGCGCATCTTCAAACGCTTCTATCGCGCCCCCGCCAACGACCCGGTCAAGATCAAGGGAACGGGACTCGGCCTCTTTCTCGTCCGCACCATCGCCCGGCAACACGGCGGCAGCGTTCGAGCCACCAGCGAAGGCACCGGCAAAGGTTCCACCATGCTGCTGCGACTGCCGCTGGCCATCGGCAATAAGATGACTACGGATTCCGCATCAACATAG
- a CDS encoding ABC transporter ATP-binding protein yields MFQRLSPLFPYLKRYWRNFALGGLSLILYNSAKAMVPLVVGSAIDDMRHGLSAAKVEHHALLLLGIATVSGIFLYLMRQIIIGASREIEYDLRNDLFAHLELQPPSFFQQHRTGDIMARSTNDLNAVRQLLGPAIMYSANTIFFTAVALPFMLRISPWLTLCAFVPLPFASVLVQYFGARIHTRFERIQAMFSDISAQAEENFSGARLIRAFAQEEAQIAAFEESNREYIRRSLLLARLMAMLWPTLEFFLGFSLMLTLFVGGREVVLHHMSVGQFTTYNVYMVQLIWPMIAVGWVVNLVQRGAASVVRIDQLMKQQPAIDDSEAKPEVATEPVAGSIEFNNLSFAYTTGGEVLHNISLEIPAGSSLAIVGPTGSGKSTLVSLIPRLQEAAPGMVLIDGRPIREYSLASLRHAIGFVPQETFLFSTTIADNIAFGVPEATETGIEAAARTAHIGTEILEFPQGFATVVGERGMTLSGGQKQRTAIARAVLRDPRILILDDALASVDTYTEEQILGGLRTAMQGRTTILIAHRVSTARNADRIAVLVDGRIAELGTHDELLARGGYYNDLYEKQSLEEEILTA; encoded by the coding sequence ATGTTTCAACGCCTCAGTCCGCTGTTCCCCTATCTCAAACGCTACTGGCGGAACTTCGCCCTGGGCGGTCTGTCTCTCATCCTCTATAACAGTGCCAAGGCGATGGTTCCGCTCGTTGTCGGCTCCGCCATCGACGACATGCGCCACGGCCTGAGCGCCGCCAAGGTCGAGCACCACGCTCTGCTCCTGCTGGGCATCGCGACGGTCTCCGGCATCTTCCTCTATCTCATGCGCCAGATCATCATCGGCGCCTCGCGCGAGATCGAGTACGACCTGCGCAACGATCTCTTCGCTCACCTCGAACTGCAGCCGCCCAGCTTCTTCCAGCAACACCGCACCGGCGACATCATGGCGCGCTCGACCAACGACCTGAACGCCGTGCGCCAGTTGCTCGGCCCGGCCATCATGTACAGCGCGAACACCATTTTCTTCACCGCCGTCGCGCTTCCGTTCATGCTCCGCATCAGCCCCTGGCTGACCCTGTGCGCCTTCGTCCCGCTGCCCTTCGCGTCAGTGCTCGTGCAGTACTTCGGCGCACGCATTCACACGCGCTTCGAGCGCATCCAGGCCATGTTCTCCGACATCTCCGCGCAGGCCGAAGAGAACTTCTCCGGCGCCCGCCTCATCCGCGCCTTCGCGCAGGAAGAGGCGCAGATCGCCGCGTTCGAGGAGTCCAACCGCGAGTACATTCGCCGCAGCCTCCTCCTCGCCCGGCTGATGGCGATGCTCTGGCCCACACTGGAGTTCTTCCTCGGCTTCTCGCTGATGCTCACCCTCTTCGTCGGCGGCCGCGAAGTCGTCCTGCACCACATGAGCGTCGGCCAGTTCACCACCTACAACGTCTACATGGTGCAGCTCATCTGGCCCATGATCGCGGTCGGCTGGGTCGTCAACCTCGTGCAGCGTGGCGCCGCCTCGGTCGTCCGCATCGACCAGTTGATGAAGCAGCAGCCTGCCATCGACGACAGCGAAGCGAAGCCGGAAGTCGCCACCGAGCCGGTTGCAGGCAGTATCGAGTTCAACAATCTCAGCTTCGCCTACACCACCGGCGGCGAAGTCCTGCACAACATCTCGCTTGAGATCCCCGCCGGATCGAGCCTCGCCATCGTCGGCCCCACCGGCTCCGGCAAATCGACGCTCGTCTCCCTCATCCCGCGCCTGCAGGAAGCAGCGCCCGGCATGGTGCTGATCGACGGCCGCCCCATTCGCGAGTACTCGCTCGCCTCTCTACGTCATGCCATCGGCTTCGTACCGCAGGAGACGTTCCTCTTCTCCACCACCATCGCCGACAACATCGCCTTCGGCGTTCCCGAAGCGACAGAAACCGGGATCGAAGCCGCCGCCCGCACCGCACACATCGGCACCGAGATCCTCGAGTTCCCGCAGGGCTTCGCTACGGTAGTAGGCGAACGCGGCATGACCCTCTCCGGCGGCCAGAAGCAGCGCACCGCTATCGCACGCGCCGTGCTGCGCGATCCGCGCATCCTCATCCTCGACGACGCACTGGCCTCAGTCGACACCTACACCGAAGAGCAGATCCTCGGCGGCCTGCGCACAGCGATGCAGGGCCGCACAACGATCCTCATCGCCCACCGCGTGTCTACAGCCCGCAATGCAGACCGCATCGCAGTGCTGGTCGACGGCCGCATCGCCGAACTCGGCACACACGACGAACTGCTCGCACGCGGTGGCTACTACAACGACCTCTACGAAAAGCAGAGCCTGGAAGAAGAGATCCTCACCGCCTAA
- a CDS encoding acyl-CoA desaturase: protein MNSLLTQAEIDDIETAPAPASNPLQAVKQTTQKIKQDLRMGREHQQGRINWITTIAMSAFHIGAIAALFFFSWKNLAAGVIMYFFAINVGIGMAYHRLLTHRGYRVPRWLEYFLTACGTLALEGGPIFWVATHRVHHQNSDDEGDPHTPHDGTWWAHAGWIISGRALHSETALLGRYAPDLSRDRVHVWLSKYHWLPLTIAGFLQLALGAALAPTGHRIVGAVGMMLWGTFLRVTLGLHATWLVNSATHLWGARRFETKDDSRNNWWVALLTGGEGWHNNHHAHPVSARHGLTWYEFDINYYGIWVMEKLGLAKKVQIAQFDPANPKPAGVS, encoded by the coding sequence ATGAACTCTCTCCTGACTCAAGCCGAAATCGACGACATTGAAACCGCGCCGGCGCCTGCCTCGAATCCCCTCCAAGCCGTCAAGCAGACGACGCAAAAGATCAAGCAGGACCTGCGCATGGGCCGTGAGCACCAGCAGGGCCGCATCAACTGGATCACGACCATCGCCATGAGCGCGTTCCATATCGGCGCCATCGCCGCGCTCTTCTTCTTCTCCTGGAAGAACCTCGCCGCAGGCGTCATCATGTACTTCTTCGCGATCAACGTCGGCATCGGCATGGCCTACCATCGCCTGCTCACGCATCGCGGCTACCGCGTTCCGCGCTGGCTCGAGTACTTCCTCACCGCCTGCGGCACCCTGGCCCTTGAAGGCGGACCGATCTTCTGGGTAGCCACCCATCGCGTGCACCATCAGAACTCTGACGACGAAGGCGATCCGCACACCCCGCACGATGGTACCTGGTGGGCCCACGCTGGCTGGATCATCTCCGGCCGCGCTCTTCACTCGGAGACTGCCCTTCTGGGCCGCTACGCTCCCGACCTCTCACGCGACCGCGTTCACGTCTGGCTGTCGAAGTACCACTGGCTCCCGCTGACCATCGCCGGCTTCCTGCAGCTGGCTCTCGGCGCGGCTCTCGCTCCTACCGGTCACCGCATCGTAGGCGCTGTCGGCATGATGCTCTGGGGAACCTTCCTCCGCGTCACGCTGGGCCTGCACGCCACCTGGCTGGTCAACTCGGCAACGCACCTCTGGGGCGCTCGCCGCTTTGAGACCAAGGACGACTCCCGCAACAACTGGTGGGTTGCTCTCCTCACCGGCGGCGAAGGCTGGCACAACAACCACCACGCTCACCCGGTCAGCGCCCGCCACGGCCTCACCTGGTACGAGTTCGACATCAACTACTACGGCATCTGGGTCATGGAGAAGCTCGGACTCGCGAAGAAGGTCCAGATCGCGCAGTTCGACCCCGCCAACCCCAAGCCGGCAGGCGTCAGCTAG
- a CDS encoding peptidoglycan-binding domain-containing protein, producing the protein MRINLQNLVSTGLLLIAVPCFGTTRPRHNSTTHATLRNARYSHNTRSVRHESAPGMAPERATEIQSALIKSGYMSGEPTGSWDSQSVAAMQKLQGDNGWQTKITPDSRALIKLGLGPQQPN; encoded by the coding sequence ATGCGCATAAACCTACAAAATCTCGTCTCGACTGGCCTTCTGCTGATCGCAGTTCCCTGCTTCGGCACCACGCGCCCGAGACACAACTCGACCACACATGCGACGCTGAGAAACGCACGTTACTCGCACAACACACGTTCGGTACGCCACGAATCGGCGCCCGGCATGGCTCCGGAACGCGCCACCGAGATTCAATCGGCGCTCATCAAATCCGGCTACATGTCCGGCGAGCCTACCGGCTCCTGGGACTCCCAGAGCGTAGCCGCCATGCAGAAGCTGCAGGGCGATAACGGCTGGCAGACCAAGATCACTCCCGACTCTCGCGCACTGATCAAGCTCGGGCTTGGACCGCAACAGCCGAACTAG
- the lptG gene encoding LPS export ABC transporter permease LptG, with product MRIFTRYILREVVGYALLGGVLFTFILFMRYLLALMELAVHGAASFADILRLIGYLLPYFLTLTIPMAVLIGILLGLSRLAADSEITAMRASGMGVLSFVRIVSIVAVLSWAVGLVNSLYVAPRAAAALLQYEAQGASGEAAIQVQPRVFYEDFKNYVLYVQDVVPGSGAAEWKNVFLADLTQPATPHIITSQEALVTGTPGDPQTLRMQLSDGSRHDIAGNNPNQYDISTFASTELPIQTGQQEEDSHISRRDTPIQALSMGELWKFAHGSGDTQPYFIELHRRFSYPAACLVLMLVGVPLGLSSKRGGKGTGFAITLVLVFAYYILSFVGSALARQGKLSAFAGVWGANIIFGVAGVLLLQQMSRGGVALNLLSSAGATLSRLFSKPRRTKSANTEGFGSGARMQQLRRALRIRFPLILDEYVMGSFLRNFGLVLTSLVGLFLIFTFFELIGDIIKYRTPLVTVGEYLLNLIPFILYNVTPLCSLVAVLITFGALSRTSELTAMKATGVSLYRIATPVLLVALALSAILFAFDETYLPAANRKQEALRSVIKGKPAQTFLRADRKWMSGQTLGNKEPTRIFYYQFFDSDKNVFANLTVFEFQPGTFTLTRRIFATSARWDDSVNRWVFENGWQRTFSGDAISSYQPFTLNSFPEIHEQPGYFKKEDRQSQEMSYSELSKYIRDLKQSGFDTTRLRVQLNRKIAYPLMALVMAILAVPFALSTGKRGGLAGMGAGIGVAISYWVIAAIFENLGNVNSLPSILAAWSPDILFAMVGTYLLLRVPT from the coding sequence TTGCGCATCTTCACTCGTTACATACTTCGCGAGGTTGTCGGCTACGCTCTGCTGGGTGGCGTGCTCTTCACCTTCATCCTCTTCATGCGCTATCTGCTCGCGCTGATGGAACTCGCCGTACACGGCGCGGCTTCGTTCGCCGATATTCTCCGCCTCATCGGCTACCTCCTCCCCTACTTCCTCACGCTGACCATTCCGATGGCCGTGTTGATCGGCATCCTCCTAGGCCTCAGCCGCCTGGCCGCCGACAGCGAAATCACCGCGATGCGCGCCAGCGGTATGGGTGTGCTCTCCTTCGTGCGCATCGTCAGCATCGTCGCGGTTCTCTCCTGGGCCGTGGGCCTGGTGAACTCGCTCTACGTCGCCCCCCGCGCCGCCGCCGCGTTGCTGCAATACGAGGCCCAGGGCGCAAGCGGCGAAGCCGCCATCCAGGTTCAGCCGCGCGTCTTCTACGAAGACTTCAAAAACTACGTCCTCTATGTGCAGGATGTCGTCCCCGGCTCCGGTGCCGCCGAGTGGAAGAACGTCTTTCTGGCCGACTTAACCCAGCCCGCGACCCCGCACATCATTACGTCGCAGGAGGCCCTCGTCACCGGCACTCCCGGTGATCCTCAGACGTTGCGCATGCAGCTCTCCGACGGCTCGCGGCACGACATCGCCGGCAACAACCCAAACCAGTACGACATCTCTACCTTCGCCAGCACCGAACTGCCCATCCAGACGGGCCAGCAGGAAGAGGACTCGCACATCAGCCGCCGCGACACGCCCATCCAAGCGCTCAGCATGGGCGAACTCTGGAAGTTCGCCCACGGCAGCGGTGACACGCAGCCTTACTTCATCGAACTCCATCGCCGCTTCTCATATCCAGCGGCGTGCCTTGTCCTGATGCTCGTCGGCGTCCCCCTCGGCCTCTCGTCCAAGCGCGGCGGCAAGGGCACGGGCTTCGCGATTACGCTGGTTCTGGTCTTCGCGTATTACATCCTCTCGTTCGTTGGCAGTGCGCTCGCCCGGCAGGGCAAGCTCTCAGCCTTTGCCGGGGTCTGGGGAGCCAACATCATCTTCGGCGTCGCCGGAGTTCTACTGCTGCAGCAGATGTCGCGCGGCGGCGTTGCGCTCAACCTGCTCTCAAGCGCTGGGGCCACGCTCAGCAGGCTCTTCTCGAAGCCTCGACGCACGAAATCCGCCAACACAGAGGGCTTCGGCTCCGGCGCGCGCATGCAGCAGCTTCGCCGTGCCCTGCGCATCCGCTTCCCGCTCATCCTCGATGAGTACGTCATGGGCAGCTTCCTGCGAAACTTCGGCCTGGTGCTCACCAGCCTCGTCGGACTCTTCCTGATCTTCACCTTCTTCGAGCTCATCGGCGACATCATCAAGTACCGCACGCCGCTCGTCACCGTCGGCGAATACCTGCTGAACCTGATCCCGTTCATCCTCTACAACGTCACCCCGCTCTGTTCCCTCGTCGCGGTACTCATCACCTTCGGCGCTCTCAGCCGCACCAGCGAACTCACCGCGATGAAGGCCACCGGCGTCAGCCTCTATCGCATCGCCACGCCGGTGCTCCTGGTCGCGCTGGCTCTCTCGGCTATACTCTTCGCCTTCGACGAAACCTACCTTCCCGCTGCCAATCGCAAGCAGGAGGCCCTGCGCTCCGTCATCAAGGGCAAACCCGCGCAGACCTTCCTGCGTGCCGACCGCAAGTGGATGTCCGGACAGACTCTCGGCAACAAAGAACCCACGCGCATCTTCTACTACCAGTTCTTCGACTCCGATAAGAACGTCTTCGCCAACCTGACGGTCTTCGAGTTCCAGCCCGGCACCTTCACCCTGACGCGCCGCATCTTCGCCACCAGCGCGCGCTGGGACGATAGCGTCAACCGCTGGGTCTTCGAGAACGGCTGGCAGCGCACCTTCAGCGGAGACGCCATCAGCAGCTACCAGCCGTTCACCCTCAACAGCTTTCCGGAGATCCACGAGCAGCCGGGCTACTTCAAAAAAGAAGACCGTCAGTCGCAGGAGATGTCCTACAGCGAACTCTCTAAGTACATCCGCGACCTGAAGCAGAGTGGCTTCGACACCACCAGGCTGCGCGTCCAGCTCAATCGCAAGATCGCCTATCCGCTCATGGCGCTCGTCATGGCCATCCTCGCCGTGCCGTTCGCGCTCTCCACCGGCAAACGAGGCGGCCTTGCCGGCATGGGAGCGGGCATCGGCGTCGCCATCTCCTATTGGGTGATCGCGGCCATCTTCGAGAACCTCGGCAACGTCAACTCGCTGCCCTCTATCCTGGCCGCCTGGTCGCCGGACATCCTCTTCGCCATGGTCGGTACGTACCTGCTGCTGCGGGTGCCCACGTAG
- a CDS encoding trypsin-like peptidase domain-containing protein: MESSKNIGRGLWTNLRSGRLTATFTILAALSVGILAGSVLTSSVSGKEQQRIDSSDARPLVIPSPATLSNGFSAIVKQVGPAVVNINTESLPKQSAKRNNRRGLQRGPVPQAPDGDDNGDQGDQGDQGNMQDFFNHFFGGNGGETPDAGPRRALGSGFIVDPRGYIITNNHVVDKADHIYVRLSTDPEATPGDPGRPATVIGVDKETDIAVIKIDSKTPLPTIKLGNSEGAQVGDWVLAIGSPFGLSQTVSAGIVSAENRSIEEGPGPGGVATNQFQRFIQTDAAINPGNSGGPLVDMAGEVIGMNTAIYTQSAGSEGVGFAMPSNTLASVYNMLIGPDHKVTRGSIGITFQAAQSSAVSRMYGFANGGVIVGAVTPNGPAAKAGLQPRDAIVTIDGKSIKDGDQLVSIISAKHPGETVKLGYLRDGKQQTISVGITDRAKTFADLGGSQEDSNTPEESDAGQSKLGITVQPAPQAAITKLGIKGGVIVTSVRPGSFADEIGLPQGSVITEINRQPVTDEASYRAIVSSLKTGSDVVFVIRNTQLQGGGNTYVGGTLP, from the coding sequence ATGGAATCATCGAAGAATATTGGGCGCGGCCTGTGGACAAATCTCCGCAGTGGCCGCTTGACCGCCACCTTCACCATCCTGGCTGCACTGTCTGTCGGCATTCTCGCGGGCTCGGTGCTGACCAGCAGCGTCAGCGGCAAAGAGCAGCAGCGCATAGACTCCAGCGACGCACGGCCCCTGGTCATCCCTTCACCCGCTACTCTCTCCAATGGCTTCTCCGCCATCGTGAAGCAGGTGGGTCCGGCCGTCGTGAACATCAACACGGAATCTCTCCCCAAGCAGTCGGCCAAGCGCAACAATCGCCGCGGTCTGCAGCGCGGTCCCGTACCCCAGGCGCCGGATGGCGATGACAACGGGGATCAGGGCGACCAAGGCGATCAGGGCAACATGCAGGACTTCTTCAACCACTTCTTCGGTGGTAACGGCGGCGAGACCCCCGATGCAGGTCCCCGCCGCGCTCTCGGTTCCGGCTTCATCGTCGATCCGCGCGGCTACATCATCACCAACAACCACGTCGTCGACAAGGCCGATCACATCTACGTAAGGCTCTCCACCGACCCCGAAGCCACCCCCGGCGACCCGGGCCGTCCGGCAACCGTGATCGGCGTCGATAAGGAAACCGACATCGCCGTCATCAAGATCGACTCCAAGACTCCGCTGCCGACCATCAAGCTCGGCAACTCCGAGGGAGCCCAGGTAGGCGACTGGGTGCTGGCCATCGGCAGCCCATTCGGTCTCTCGCAGACCGTCTCGGCAGGTATCGTCTCGGCCGAAAACCGCAGCATCGAAGAGGGCCCCGGCCCCGGCGGTGTGGCCACCAACCAGTTCCAGCGCTTCATCCAGACCGATGCGGCGATCAACCCCGGCAACTCCGGTGGTCCGCTCGTCGATATGGCCGGTGAGGTCATCGGCATGAACACCGCCATCTACACCCAGTCGGCCGGTTCGGAGGGCGTCGGATTCGCGATGCCGTCGAATACACTCGCCAGCGTCTACAACATGCTCATCGGGCCTGACCACAAGGTCACGCGTGGCTCCATCGGCATCACGTTCCAGGCAGCGCAGTCTTCGGCAGTAAGCCGCATGTACGGCTTCGCCAACGGCGGCGTCATCGTCGGAGCGGTTACCCCCAATGGCCCGGCAGCAAAAGCTGGTCTGCAGCCCCGGGATGCCATCGTCACCATCGACGGCAAGTCGATCAAGGATGGTGACCAACTGGTCTCCATCATCTCGGCCAAGCACCCCGGCGAGACCGTGAAGCTCGGTTATCTGCGCGACGGCAAACAGCAAACCATCAGTGTGGGCATCACCGACCGCGCCAAGACCTTCGCCGACCTCGGCGGAAGTCAGGAAGACTCGAACACACCCGAGGAGTCCGATGCCGGACAGAGCAAGCTCGGCATTACGGTCCAACCCGCGCCACAGGCAGCGATCACCAAGCTCGGTATCAAGGGCGGCGTCATCGTCACCTCGGTCCGTCCCGGCTCCTTTGCGGATGAGATCGGTCTGCCTCAGGGCTCCGTGATCACCGAGATCAACCGTCAACCCGTCACCGACGAAGCGAGCTATCGCGCTATCGTCTCCAGCCTGAAGACCGGTTCCGACGTAGTATTCGTTATTCGGAACACCCAGCTCCAGGGCGGCGGCAACACCTACGTCGGCGGGACTCTTCCGTAA
- a CDS encoding FKBP-type peptidyl-prolyl cis-trans isomerase has protein sequence MKTTTLSALALVATALPLAAQTASTTPVHHATATTAHRVVGCSTLPTLSSKIPALPAGVSCAKPLYTLTRTPDMKLDYASPLLSPEVRESLGATPTTYSLNYVDIIVGTGDPVRQGKYLSVKYTGYLPDGTKFDSSEDHPGKEPISFPYGMHRVIQGWDTGFEGMHVGGKRRLFIPYQLAYGEQGRPPIIPAKSMLVFDMEVVSESDSAPAPKTPPAPPVHPVPPAAKPATPAGTTTQPAGNTTQPASTTPKQ, from the coding sequence ATGAAAACCACAACTCTCTCTGCCCTCGCCCTCGTCGCGACAGCTCTCCCGCTCGCGGCACAGACAGCCTCAACCACACCCGTCCACCACGCCACCGCCACAACGGCACACCGCGTTGTCGGTTGCTCCACCTTGCCCACGCTTTCGTCCAAGATCCCCGCTCTGCCTGCCGGGGTCTCCTGCGCCAAGCCGCTCTATACCCTCACTCGTACGCCCGATATGAAGCTGGACTACGCCTCGCCGCTCCTCAGCCCTGAGGTCCGCGAGAGCCTGGGAGCAACCCCAACCACCTACTCTCTCAACTACGTCGATATCATCGTCGGCACGGGAGATCCCGTTCGCCAGGGCAAATATCTGTCCGTGAAGTACACCGGCTACCTGCCGGACGGTACCAAGTTCGACTCCTCCGAAGACCACCCCGGCAAGGAGCCTATCTCCTTCCCCTACGGCATGCATCGCGTCATCCAGGGCTGGGACACCGGTTTTGAGGGCATGCACGTCGGTGGCAAGCGCCGCCTCTTCATCCCCTATCAGCTGGCCTACGGCGAGCAGGGCCGTCCTCCCATCATCCCCGCGAAGTCCATGCTGGTATTCGACATGGAAGTCGTCAGCGAGAGCGACAGCGCCCCCGCACCGAAGACACCTCCAGCTCCTCCCGTGCACCCCGTGCCGCCTGCCGCCAAGCCCGCGACACCCGCAGGAACAACCACGCAGCCCGCAGGCAACACCACTCAGCCTGCATCCACAACCCCGAAGCAGTAA